A genomic stretch from Streptomyces venezuelae ATCC 10712 includes:
- a CDS encoding ComEA family DNA-binding protein, with protein MTLRTRIASTTPGAPSSGPGRAPGSDGRSRPGARGAPPGRARRRSRARRAGTAPETLVRGRGDALFPAAAGTAAASPGEVQGEVTARDGAPGAVGRVSAPPGARERLAVALRERTPVWLQTRCGLEPRALAALTVVLVVAAVLAAGYFWTGRPEPVRAPELVRAAVPAGPAATPAARTGPLTGPAPGPAATGAPKVIVDVGGKVRRPGVLTLPAGSRVADALHAAGGVKPGADLTGLNRARVLFDGEQVLVGLPGAPVGGSGGASGAGAGSGAGGGGPGVPLSLNTATVEQLDTLPGVGPVLARHIVDHRTERGGFRSVGELREVNGIGERRFADLRPLVRP; from the coding sequence ATGACTCTTCGTACACGCATCGCATCGACCACCCCCGGCGCTCCGTCCAGCGGTCCCGGGAGGGCGCCCGGATCAGACGGGCGAAGCCGCCCAGGAGCCCGTGGTGCGCCGCCCGGGCGGGCCAGGAGGCGGTCCCGGGCGCGGCGGGCCGGCACGGCTCCCGAGACCCTTGTACGGGGTCGTGGGGACGCGCTTTTCCCCGCGGCCGCTGGGACCGCGGCGGCCTCGCCGGGTGAGGTGCAGGGGGAGGTGACCGCGCGGGATGGGGCGCCGGGAGCGGTGGGGCGGGTGTCCGCGCCGCCCGGGGCGCGGGAGCGGCTGGCGGTGGCGCTGCGGGAGCGGACGCCGGTGTGGCTGCAGACTCGGTGCGGACTCGAACCGAGGGCGCTGGCCGCGCTGACGGTCGTCCTGGTCGTGGCCGCGGTTCTCGCGGCCGGCTACTTCTGGACGGGGCGGCCGGAGCCGGTGCGCGCCCCCGAACTCGTCCGCGCCGCCGTCCCCGCAGGCCCCGCCGCCACGCCCGCCGCGCGCACCGGCCCGCTTACCGGACCGGCGCCGGGGCCCGCCGCGACGGGCGCGCCGAAGGTGATCGTCGACGTCGGCGGAAAGGTGCGCAGGCCCGGGGTCCTCACCCTGCCCGCGGGCTCGCGGGTGGCGGACGCCCTGCATGCGGCGGGCGGGGTGAAGCCAGGCGCCGATCTCACCGGACTCAACCGGGCCCGCGTCCTGTTCGACGGGGAGCAGGTGCTCGTCGGCCTGCCGGGGGCGCCGGTCGGCGGCTCCGGCGGTGCCTCGGGGGCGGGCGCGGGGAGCGGGGCCGGGGGCGGTGGACCCGGGGTGCCGCTGAGCCTCAACACGGCCACGGTGGAGCAGCTCGACACCCTTCCGGGGGTCGGCCCGGTCCTCGCCCGGCACATCGTCGACCATCGCACCGAGCGGGGCGGCTTCCGGTCGGTGGGGGAACTGCGTGAGGTCAACGGCATCGGTGAGCGCAGGTTCGCCGATCTCCGACCGCTGGTCCGGCCGTGA
- a CDS encoding MFS transporter, producing the protein MALVERVPALLRERTFRRYWTGQTVSLAGDQISLMAIPLAAVLVLGADAAAMGWLKAAELLPALLLNLPFGAWADRQASRRRAMIATDLGRAGLVLSLPVAYALDALTLTQLYVVAFGIGALTVLFEVCNTTLFVALVPTERYVQANSLVNGSRSTAWLAGPGVGGLLVQLLTAPFALVADALTYLVSAGYLARIKPVEPPPAPVAKGHFTEGLRWVIRERSMRALFAASGTVQFFNYMFHTLFVIYVTTELGISPGLLGLVLGTGAVGGLLGAVLSGAVVRRIGIGGSLVAGFLGFTLPLVLIPLADGPLPFVVSVLFVAEFLSCVGVMIVDVAAGSFQMALIPDAVRARVMGAFRTLNHGFRPLGALVGGFLGTVIGLRPTLWIATVGAVFAVLWVLASPLARMRELPSPEEESAPVG; encoded by the coding sequence GTGGCCCTCGTGGAACGCGTACCGGCGCTGCTGCGCGAGCGGACCTTCCGCCGCTACTGGACCGGGCAGACCGTCTCGCTCGCCGGGGACCAGATATCGCTCATGGCGATCCCGCTCGCCGCCGTCCTCGTCCTCGGGGCCGACGCGGCGGCGATGGGCTGGCTCAAGGCGGCCGAGTTGCTGCCCGCACTCCTGCTCAACCTGCCCTTCGGTGCCTGGGCCGACCGGCAGGCCAGCCGCAGGCGTGCCATGATCGCGACCGATCTGGGACGGGCGGGGCTGGTCCTCAGCCTCCCCGTGGCCTACGCCCTCGACGCGCTGACGCTCACCCAGTTGTACGTGGTGGCGTTCGGGATCGGCGCGCTCACCGTGCTCTTCGAGGTCTGCAACACCACGCTCTTCGTGGCGCTCGTCCCCACCGAGCGGTACGTGCAGGCGAACTCCCTGGTCAACGGCAGCCGGTCGACGGCGTGGCTGGCGGGGCCAGGGGTCGGCGGACTGCTCGTGCAGTTGCTGACCGCGCCCTTCGCCCTGGTCGCGGACGCCCTCACGTATCTGGTGTCGGCCGGGTACCTGGCCCGGATCAAGCCGGTCGAGCCGCCGCCGGCACCAGTGGCCAAGGGGCACTTCACCGAGGGCCTGCGCTGGGTGATCCGGGAGCGGTCGATGCGCGCGCTGTTCGCCGCGTCCGGCACCGTGCAGTTCTTCAACTACATGTTCCACACGCTCTTCGTCATCTACGTGACGACCGAACTCGGCATCAGCCCCGGGCTGCTCGGCCTGGTGCTCGGCACGGGAGCCGTCGGCGGCCTCCTCGGGGCGGTGCTGAGCGGGGCGGTCGTGCGGCGGATCGGCATCGGTGGTTCGCTCGTCGCCGGCTTCCTCGGGTTCACCCTGCCCCTGGTCCTGATACCCCTGGCCGACGGCCCGCTGCCGTTCGTGGTGTCCGTGCTGTTCGTGGCGGAGTTCCTGTCCTGCGTCGGCGTGATGATCGTCGACGTCGCGGCGGGCTCGTTCCAGATGGCGCTGATACCCGACGCCGTGCGGGCCAGGGTCATGGGTGCGTTCCGGACGCTCAACCATGGGTTCCGCCCGCTCGGCGCGCTCGTCGGAGGCTTCCTCGGCACCGTGATCGGGCTGCGTCCGACGCTGTGGATCGCGACCGTCGGGGCCGTCTTCGCCGTGCTGTGGGTGCTGGCCTCGCCGCTGGCCCGGATGAGGGAACTGCCCTCTCCGGAAGAGGAGTCGGCACCGGTCGGATAG
- a CDS encoding ComEC/Rec2 family competence protein gives MYGGRGDGPFRDEGPTDLRLVPLAVAAWVAAACALGAPGWWSVAGVTVALVGAAVLWAPAAARWFAGPDRPGEPRPTEGGAEAGTLRRGTPGGRLRATACAGVLLCAAAGATSAGLHAADLRRGPVPALAREYARAQLEVTVTSDPRLTRPRVSGSATVPVSVVLDGEVTRAERPGGAAHRTRAPVLLIVPPGAARDAWLRLLPSTRLEVDARLVPPTQPGDPFAAVLKVDRGPPRIVGRPSALQRTAGELRAGLRRVTDGLDPDARALLPGLVVGDTSRIGTELRDAFQATDLTHLLAVSGSNLSVVLLLLVGRPGRAHEVERGGLAPRIGLSLRGSALAGGALTLAFVVVCRPDPSVLRAAACGLVVLLAIGTGRRRSLIPALATVVLVLVLYDPWLARSYGFLLSVLATGALLTVAPRWSEALRMRGVPDRLAEALAACLAAQAVCAPVVVVFAGRVSLVAIPANLCAELAVAPATVFGFAALALAPVWTPAGEGLAWVAGWPAGWIARVARAGAALPGAEMSWPGGWWGGAALALITVVVVLGARRLPYRGPMALLVAVLLLLVVARPAPLTRWVGGWPPPGWVFAMCQVGQGDATVLAAGGDAAVVVDAGPDPVPVDRCLRELGVRRVPLLLLTHFHADHVAGLPGVLRGRSVGAIQVTGLEEPPAQAAFARRTAAAARVPLIPAGLGERRRVGALEWRVLWPMAGPGAAATGSGAAGGGGEAGGGTGAGDSGGSSGFGGGDGPNDASVTLLVTVAGRLTLLLLGDLEPPAQRALLRAHPDLAPVDVLKVAHHGSAHQDPGLMRAVRPRLALVSTGSGNPYGHPSPRTVESLRAGGARVLRTDLDGAIAVVGAGPGLTAVAGGE, from the coding sequence CTGTACGGCGGACGTGGTGACGGGCCCTTCCGTGACGAGGGGCCCACGGATCTCAGGCTGGTGCCGCTCGCGGTCGCTGCCTGGGTGGCGGCGGCCTGTGCCCTCGGTGCCCCAGGGTGGTGGTCAGTGGCCGGAGTGACGGTCGCTCTGGTCGGAGCCGCCGTCCTGTGGGCGCCGGCCGCGGCCCGGTGGTTCGCCGGCCCGGATCGGCCGGGTGAGCCGCGCCCGACGGAGGGCGGGGCGGAGGCCGGGACGCTACGGCGGGGCACGCCGGGCGGACGGCTGCGGGCGACCGCCTGCGCCGGGGTCCTGCTGTGCGCGGCCGCCGGGGCGACCTCTGCGGGCCTGCACGCGGCGGACCTGCGCCGCGGCCCCGTCCCCGCCCTGGCGCGGGAGTACGCGCGGGCGCAGCTCGAGGTGACGGTGACCTCCGACCCGCGGCTCACCCGGCCCCGTGTGAGCGGCAGCGCGACCGTACCCGTGTCCGTCGTCCTCGACGGTGAGGTGACCAGGGCCGAGCGGCCGGGCGGTGCGGCCCACCGGACCAGGGCGCCGGTGCTGCTGATCGTGCCGCCCGGAGCGGCGAGGGACGCGTGGCTGCGGCTGCTGCCCTCCACCCGGCTGGAGGTCGACGCCCGGCTGGTGCCGCCCACGCAGCCCGGCGACCCCTTCGCGGCCGTGCTCAAGGTGGACCGGGGGCCGCCCCGGATCGTCGGCCGTCCCAGCGCGCTGCAACGGACGGCGGGGGAGCTGCGCGCCGGGCTGCGGCGGGTCACCGACGGTCTCGATCCGGACGCGCGGGCCCTGTTGCCCGGTCTGGTCGTGGGGGACACCTCCCGGATCGGGACCGAGCTGCGGGACGCCTTCCAGGCGACCGATCTCACTCATCTGCTCGCCGTGAGCGGAAGCAACCTGTCCGTCGTGCTGCTCCTGCTGGTCGGCCGCCCCGGGCGGGCGCACGAGGTGGAGCGGGGCGGGCTCGCGCCCCGGATCGGGCTCTCGCTGCGGGGCTCGGCGCTGGCCGGGGGAGCGTTGACGCTCGCCTTCGTGGTCGTCTGCAGGCCCGATCCGAGCGTGCTGCGTGCCGCGGCCTGTGGGCTGGTGGTGCTGCTCGCGATCGGGACCGGTCGGCGGAGGTCGCTGATCCCCGCGCTGGCCACCGTCGTTCTCGTCCTGGTGCTCTACGACCCCTGGCTCGCCCGGAGTTACGGCTTCCTGCTCTCGGTGCTCGCCACCGGGGCCCTGCTCACGGTGGCCCCGCGGTGGAGTGAGGCGCTGCGGATGCGCGGGGTGCCCGATCGGTTGGCGGAGGCGCTGGCGGCGTGTCTGGCGGCGCAGGCGGTGTGCGCTCCCGTCGTGGTGGTCTTCGCCGGCCGGGTGAGCCTGGTCGCGATCCCGGCGAACCTGTGCGCGGAGCTCGCGGTGGCGCCCGCGACGGTCTTCGGCTTCGCCGCGCTGGCCCTGGCGCCGGTGTGGACTCCGGCCGGGGAGGGCCTGGCGTGGGTGGCGGGCTGGCCCGCCGGGTGGATCGCGCGGGTGGCCCGTGCGGGTGCGGCGCTGCCGGGGGCGGAGATGAGCTGGCCGGGCGGGTGGTGGGGCGGGGCGGCCCTCGCGTTGATCACGGTCGTGGTGGTGCTCGGGGCGCGCAGACTGCCGTACCGGGGGCCGATGGCCCTGCTGGTCGCCGTGCTGCTCCTGCTCGTGGTGGCCCGACCGGCGCCCCTGACCCGGTGGGTCGGCGGATGGCCGCCGCCGGGCTGGGTGTTCGCGATGTGCCAGGTGGGGCAGGGGGATGCGACGGTGCTCGCGGCGGGCGGGGACGCCGCCGTCGTGGTGGACGCGGGCCCCGACCCCGTACCGGTGGACCGTTGTCTGCGGGAACTCGGGGTGCGGCGGGTGCCGTTGCTGCTCCTGACCCACTTCCACGCGGACCATGTGGCCGGCTTGCCGGGGGTGTTGCGGGGCCGGTCGGTCGGGGCGATCCAGGTGACGGGGCTCGAAGAGCCGCCCGCCCAGGCGGCGTTCGCGCGGAGGACGGCGGCCGCCGCGCGGGTGCCGCTGATCCCCGCCGGGCTGGGGGAGCGGCGGCGGGTGGGGGCGTTGGAGTGGCGAGTGCTCTGGCCGATGGCGGGGCCCGGGGCGGCGGCGACCGGCTCGGGGGCTGCCGGTGGCGGTGGCGAGGCCGGTGGCGGTACCGGGGCCGGTGACTCCGGGGGTTCCAGTGGCTTCGGTGGGGGTGACGGGCCGAACGATGCCAGCGTCACCTTGCTGGTCACGGTCGCCGGACGGCTGACGCTGCTGCTCCTCGGTGACTTGGAGCCGCCGGCCCAGCGGGCGTTGCTGCGGGCTCATCCGGATCTCGCGCCGGTGGACGTGCTCAAGGTGGCCCACCACGGCTCCGCCCATCAGGACCCGGGGCTGATGCGGGCCGTGCGGCCGAGGCTCGCGCTGGTCTCGACGGGCAGCGGCAATCCCTACGGGCATCCGTCGCCGAGAACGGTGGAGTCGTTGCGGGCCGGCGGGGCGCGGGTGCTGCGGACCGACCTGGACGGGGCGATCGCGGTCGTGGGGGCCGGGCCCGGGCTGACGGCCGTGGCGGGAGGAGAGTGA
- a CDS encoding winged helix-turn-helix domain-containing protein, with protein MQEESSDQRPEGEQPRSIRLTDPRALRAYAHPLRLSLVGLLRSSGPFTATRAAELTGESVASCSYHLRILAKYGLVEEAPGGRGREKPWRATARYTEWPEYSEDAAVAQAAGALTAVVAERYFERVVRAMGNRHRLPKEWQEAEQFGDSLLYLTPEELADLGARIEALLRPYEARESDPSLRPEGAGPVSVLRVAYLDLDVPDREKE; from the coding sequence ATGCAGGAGGAGAGCAGTGACCAGCGGCCCGAGGGCGAGCAGCCCAGGAGCATTCGACTCACCGACCCGCGAGCCCTGCGGGCCTACGCGCACCCGCTGCGGCTCTCCCTGGTGGGGCTGCTGCGCAGTAGCGGGCCCTTCACGGCTACCCGGGCCGCCGAGCTGACCGGGGAGTCCGTGGCCAGCTGCTCGTACCACCTGCGGATACTCGCCAAGTACGGGCTCGTGGAGGAGGCGCCCGGCGGGCGGGGGCGGGAGAAGCCCTGGCGTGCCACGGCCCGGTACACGGAGTGGCCCGAGTACAGCGAGGACGCCGCCGTCGCGCAGGCGGCGGGGGCGCTGACCGCGGTGGTCGCCGAGCGGTACTTCGAGCGGGTCGTCCGTGCCATGGGGAACCGGCACCGGCTGCCGAAGGAGTGGCAGGAGGCCGAGCAGTTCGGCGACTCCCTGCTCTACCTCACCCCCGAGGAGCTGGCCGATCTCGGGGCACGGATCGAGGCGCTGCTCCGGCCCTACGAGGCCCGCGAGTCCGACCCGTCCCTCCGGCCGGAGGGCGCCGGGCCCGTCAGCGTGCTGCGGGTCGCCTACCTGGACCTGGACGTACCCGACAGAGAGAAGGAGTGA
- a CDS encoding DegV family protein, with translation MSRHVAIVTDSTAYLPRQTRERHAITTVPLTVVIGDRALEEGTEISAKALAEALQKKRSVTTSRPSPEVFAEAYREAAEAGARSIVSLHLSAEVSGTYDAAVLAAKDAPVPVRVVDTRMMGMALGFCALAAAQVAEAGGSLDEAVAAAEKRAAGTSAFFYVDTLDYLRRGGRIGAAQALLGSALAVKPLLELDGGRIELREKVRTASKAIARLEEIAVERAGSGAVDIAVHHLSAPERAGVLADRLRERLPGMAELHVSEVGAVIGAHTGPGLLAVVVSPR, from the coding sequence ATGTCCCGGCATGTCGCGATCGTCACCGATTCCACGGCCTATCTGCCACGCCAGACGAGGGAGCGGCACGCGATCACCACGGTCCCGCTGACCGTCGTCATCGGCGACCGAGCCCTTGAGGAGGGCACCGAGATCTCGGCCAAGGCCCTTGCCGAGGCCTTGCAGAAGAAGCGGTCCGTCACCACCTCGCGGCCCAGCCCGGAGGTCTTCGCCGAGGCCTACCGCGAGGCAGCCGAGGCCGGGGCGAGGAGCATCGTCTCCCTCCATCTGTCCGCCGAGGTCTCCGGGACCTACGACGCGGCGGTGCTCGCGGCGAAGGACGCCCCTGTTCCCGTGCGGGTGGTGGACACCCGGATGATGGGCATGGCCCTGGGTTTCTGCGCCCTCGCGGCGGCCCAGGTCGCCGAGGCGGGCGGCTCGCTCGACGAGGCCGTCGCCGCCGCCGAGAAGCGCGCGGCGGGAACCTCCGCGTTCTTCTACGTCGACACCCTGGACTATCTGCGCCGCGGCGGGCGCATCGGCGCCGCGCAGGCGCTGCTCGGCTCCGCGCTCGCGGTCAAGCCGCTCCTCGAACTCGACGGCGGACGGATCGAACTGCGGGAGAAGGTGCGGACGGCCTCGAAGGCCATCGCACGCCTTGAGGAGATCGCCGTGGAGCGGGCGGGCTCCGGCGCCGTCGACATTGCCGTCCACCACCTCTCCGCGCCCGAGCGGGCCGGCGTCCTCGCGGACCGGCTCAGGGAGCGGCTGCCGGGCATGGCGGAACTGCACGTCAGCGAGGTGGGCGCGGTCATCGGCGCGCACACGGGACCCGGGCTGCTCGCGGTCGTCGTCTCACCGCGCTGA